Proteins from a genomic interval of Zingiber officinale cultivar Zhangliang chromosome 1B, Zo_v1.1, whole genome shotgun sequence:
- the LOC122051590 gene encoding uncharacterized protein LOC122051590 translates to MTAARSYASSSSFLLLFLLHLACFFLRSRDGDDRTRKHKITASSSLPNFCPPSHSTPNPSKFLSLRSYLRRFLCFRDNHEQQQEAPPPSDSTPIQLIALSPDRSPNGKVNAYVAVSADVAIHPCASCGEVMNKAQLLDLHQATMHSLSELSPSDSGHNIVRIIFESGWRGTSPVIVRRVLKIHHTTRALARYEEYRDAVRDRAGRKGCAADGRCIADGNERLRFYCTTTLCSWDARAAGGVCRNPFCCACAVVRHGFAGKSADLDGIATHATSWGAHAALPEELEREFAFLGARRAMLVCRVVAGRVLRRGVVEEDKLEKGAGFDSAAAAAAGGGDELLAVFSPRAVLPCFVVSYSA, encoded by the coding sequence ATGACTGCTGCGCGATCCTACGCTTCCTCCTCCtctttcctcctcctcttcctcctccacctTGCCTGCTTCTTCCTCCGTTCTCGTGACGGAGACGATCGAACTCGGAAGCACAAGATCACCGCTTCATCCTCGCTCCCGAACTTCTGTCCGCCCTCCCATTCCACTCCGAACCCCTCCAAATTTCTCTCCCTCCGATCCTATCTCCGCCGCTTCCTCTGCTTCCGTGACAATCATGAACAACAACAAGAAGCTCCGCCACCAAGCGATTCAACTCCCATTCAACTGATAGCTTTGTCACCGGATCGCAGTCCAAATGGGAAAGTTAATGCCTACGTTGCCGTGTCAGCCGACGTGGCCATCCACCCCTGCGCGTCCTGCGGCGAGGTCATGAACAAGGCGCAACTCCTCGACCTCCACCAGGCCACGATGCACTCCCTCTCCGAGCTTTCGCCCTCCGATTCCGGCCATAATATCGTCCGCATCATCTTCGAGTCGGGCTGGCGAGGCACATCGCCGGTCATCGTCCGTCGGGTCCTCAAGATACACCACACGACGCGCGCCCTCGCGCGCTACGAGGAGTACCGCGACGCCGTCCGAGATCGCGCGGGGAGGAAAGGGTGCGCCGCCGACGGGAGGTGCATCGCCGACGGGAATGAGCGGCTGCGGTTCTACTGCACAACGACGCTCTGTTCGTGGGACGCCCGGGCGGCAGGGGGCGTGTGCAGGAACCCGTTCTGCTGCGCCTGCGCCGTGGTGCGCCACGGGTTTGCCGGGAAGAGCGCCGACTTGGATGGGATCGCGACACACGCTACAAGCTGGGGCGCGCATGCGGCGCTGCCGGAGGAGCTGGAAAGGGAGTTCGCATTCCTGGGGGCGCGGCGAGCGATGCTGGTTTGCCGCGTGGTGGCGGGGAGGGTGCTACGTCGGGGCGTCGTGGAGGAAGATAAGTTGGAGAAAGGCGCGGGGTTCGACTCGGCTGCAGCGGCGGCGGCAGGGGGCGGCGACGAGCTGCTGGCTGTCTTCAGTCCGAGGGCGGTGCTGCCGTGCTTCGTGGTCAGTTACTCAGCCTGA